From a region of the Mesotoga sp. UBA6090 genome:
- a CDS encoding thioredoxin family protein yields the protein FVARLHLAHILLSLSIIMLLGGDEVKEVTLAELRGVIGKVLIDFFSPGCGVCAAIETKLDEVEDTFVSWKFYKINTVENPAVASEHSVFTVPTIVVQVDGREQKRWCRYFSLEEVIDYLREIDETES from the coding sequence TTTTGTTGCAAGACTCCACCTCGCACATATTCTACTATCATTATCAATTATAATGCTTTTAGGAGGCGATGAAGTGAAGGAAGTAACTCTGGCAGAATTGAGGGGAGTCATCGGAAAGGTTCTTATTGACTTCTTCAGTCCAGGCTGCGGTGTCTGTGCAGCGATTGAAACAAAACTTGATGAAGTTGAAGACACTTTTGTTTCCTGGAAATTCTACAAAATAAATACTGTAGAGAATCCTGCGGTTGCTTCAGAACACTCTGTCTTTACAGTCCCGACGATTGTTGTGCAGGTTGATGGTAGAGAGCAGAAGAGATGGTGCAGATACTTCTCTCTCGAAGAAGTTATAGACTACCTTCGTGAAATTGATGAGACAGAGAGTTAG